From Algoriphagus sp. NG3, the proteins below share one genomic window:
- a CDS encoding glycosyltransferase family 2 protein, protein MLISVVIPTFNRAFFLKSAIDSVLEQSYSHFELIVVDDYSTDDTKELVCSYKDERIRYLQNRNVKGAQGARNTGLNEAVGDWIAMLDSDDVWFPHRLEEVVQSLGSASEDVVGVVTAYAIYDFESQRTLKVRIPKKNRYDSYKEIFYMNSLGGFSMFVFKRKTGLDIGGFDERFPALQDMDFYISILKKGAITVVPNKLVLQRISSNDRISTDFSKKLTGAQLLENKYFPLIKDDFRLRCRSKARIILFYRKTYGTMEVYHMFWMIPMLIFDFPSFVTLLKSIIKNQ, encoded by the coding sequence GTGTTAATCTCAGTTGTTATTCCCACATTTAACAGGGCTTTTTTTTTGAAGTCAGCTATTGATTCAGTTCTAGAACAGTCATATAGTCATTTTGAACTAATAGTTGTCGATGATTATTCTACTGACGATACTAAGGAGCTGGTCTGTTCATATAAAGACGAAAGGATCCGGTACCTGCAAAATAGAAATGTTAAAGGGGCACAAGGTGCAAGAAATACAGGCCTGAACGAAGCAGTAGGGGATTGGATCGCCATGCTCGATTCTGATGATGTATGGTTTCCGCATAGACTTGAAGAGGTGGTTCAGTCCCTGGGTAGTGCTTCCGAAGATGTGGTGGGTGTAGTGACAGCTTATGCTATTTATGATTTTGAGAGTCAACGGACATTAAAGGTTAGAATTCCAAAGAAAAACAGGTACGATTCATATAAAGAGATATTTTACATGAACTCCCTGGGAGGGTTTTCAATGTTTGTTTTCAAAAGGAAAACAGGGCTTGACATTGGGGGATTTGATGAACGATTTCCTGCACTTCAGGATATGGATTTTTATATATCTATTCTAAAAAAGGGGGCTATTACCGTAGTTCCCAATAAGCTGGTGCTTCAAAGGATTTCTTCAAATGATAGGATTTCAACTGATTTTTCTAAAAAGCTAACGGGCGCACAGTTACTTGAGAACAAGTATTTTCCGCTGATTAAAGATGATTTTAGATTGAGGTGCCGTTCCAAAGCCAGAATAATTTTATTCTACAGGAAGACTTATGGAACCATGGAAGTTTACCATATGTTTTGGATGATTCCAATGTTGATTTTTGATTTTCCAAGTTTTGTGACACTTCTTAAAAGTATTATTAAAAACCAATGA
- a CDS encoding EpsG family protein, translating into MKEFLSYYFPVYFATALLVVPYTFKVDILDKRDAGYDFLLAILVSFLLMLVFGLRDYSVGTDTQHYVDAFRQIQFAEGFKEAWNTRTAFSSKDPFFNIFTYYVGNLVGMRGYFIVLSILYVVPITLSVFSLTRTNRSLMLLCFMGLIAFPNLGVNIVRSAVSLSMGVLALTFFFEKRKSLALLMALLSLSFHFSSLLLYVAAGLSLLRIHISIYLLGLLLCSALAFLGMGIEHLPIVGELILAQDRLSGYITGERVSGGFSAFIILFYYSTIGLGVFFSNKIKDEVYLNYLKVYITLSAFYFLTFNLNDSYRFGFISSIITPIIVCYPILNYKISKGAHFIVVGSFVLFLGLLAFYRTA; encoded by the coding sequence ATGAAGGAGTTTCTCTCTTATTATTTCCCTGTTTATTTCGCTACTGCTTTATTGGTTGTTCCTTATACTTTTAAAGTAGATATACTTGACAAAAGGGATGCGGGATATGATTTTCTGCTTGCTATACTCGTCTCTTTTTTATTGATGCTGGTTTTTGGTCTAAGGGATTACAGTGTGGGCACGGATACGCAACACTATGTTGATGCTTTCAGGCAGATACAGTTTGCAGAGGGTTTTAAAGAAGCTTGGAATACCCGTACTGCGTTTTCCTCCAAAGATCCATTCTTTAATATTTTTACCTACTATGTAGGTAATTTAGTTGGAATGAGAGGATATTTTATTGTTTTATCTATACTTTATGTCGTCCCTATAACTTTGTCTGTTTTTTCGTTGACACGGACTAATAGATCTTTGATGCTCTTGTGTTTTATGGGGCTGATAGCCTTTCCAAACCTCGGAGTCAATATTGTGAGAAGTGCAGTATCTCTCTCAATGGGGGTGTTGGCCTTGACTTTTTTTTTTGAAAAGAGAAAGTCTTTGGCTCTTTTGATGGCTTTATTATCGCTTTCCTTTCATTTTTCTTCTTTACTTCTTTATGTTGCTGCTGGCCTTTCTCTGCTCCGAATCCACATAAGCATCTACTTGCTAGGGCTTTTACTTTGTTCTGCTTTGGCTTTTTTAGGGATGGGAATAGAGCACCTGCCTATAGTTGGCGAGCTTATTTTGGCTCAGGATCGGCTTTCGGGCTATATTACTGGAGAAAGAGTGTCCGGTGGCTTTTCTGCTTTTATTATTCTATTTTACTATTCTACTATTGGCCTAGGAGTTTTCTTTAGTAATAAAATTAAGGATGAGGTGTATTTAAACTATTTGAAAGTTTATATCACATTGTCCGCATTTTATTTTCTTACGTTTAATCTCAATGATTCTTATCGTTTCGGGTTTATTTCATCTATTATTACACCAATCATAGTCTGTTATCCCATCTTGAATTATAAGATTTCAAAAGGAGCCCATTTTATTGTTGTCGGGTCATTTGTGCTGTTTCTGGGGCTTCTTGCATTTTACCGAACCGCTTGA
- a CDS encoding GNVR domain-containing protein → MKKIQTERIDWTRVVLSIWKERRLILIVMLSSLALGVFVAFSLGEEYTSRSVFIPQVSQSSKNSGISGLASIAGVNLGSSPNFSEIPPGLYPKIASSTGFKRELLDTKLTYLSEKGEINVTYADFYENYYDLPLLNKIKKYTVGLPLLVWKKIRGKDEKVQSTGDLDSAKEEYIGRLSTSEIGHFERLDGQLNIEPNEKMGYVQLSFSMPYPLMAAEMTLAAENILQREIIKYRIRNAEEQLKFIEARFVEKKQEFEKTQTRLADFRDRNQNLSTSFARSEQERLESEYNLAFNNYLDMAKQLENSKFQVSQDAPVFSVIDPVVVPHKRSAPNKPLVIILWLIVGGIVATAIISIRFFVKDIRELISKEANGC, encoded by the coding sequence GTGAAAAAAATTCAGACAGAAAGAATCGACTGGACAAGAGTAGTCCTTTCTATATGGAAGGAAAGGAGACTGATCCTTATCGTAATGTTGAGTTCGTTGGCTTTAGGAGTCTTCGTTGCCTTCAGTTTGGGCGAGGAATATACATCTAGGTCAGTATTTATCCCCCAAGTTTCCCAAAGTTCTAAGAATTCTGGGATAAGTGGATTGGCCTCTATTGCAGGAGTAAACTTGGGCAGCTCTCCCAACTTTTCAGAAATCCCCCCTGGCTTGTACCCAAAAATTGCAAGCAGTACGGGTTTTAAAAGAGAACTCCTCGATACGAAGCTGACTTATTTGTCTGAAAAGGGCGAAATCAATGTTACGTATGCGGATTTTTACGAAAACTACTATGATTTACCCCTACTTAATAAGATTAAAAAGTACACGGTAGGCCTTCCACTTTTGGTATGGAAAAAAATCAGGGGTAAGGATGAAAAAGTTCAAAGCACGGGGGATTTAGACAGTGCAAAAGAAGAATATATAGGGAGATTGAGCACAAGTGAGATAGGTCACTTTGAGAGGCTCGATGGCCAACTGAATATTGAGCCCAATGAAAAAATGGGGTATGTACAGTTGTCTTTCAGCATGCCATATCCTCTCATGGCTGCGGAAATGACCTTGGCTGCGGAAAACATCCTTCAAAGGGAAATTATAAAATACAGGATTCGGAATGCAGAAGAGCAATTGAAATTTATAGAGGCCAGATTTGTGGAGAAGAAGCAAGAATTCGAAAAAACCCAAACAAGGCTGGCTGATTTCAGGGATAGAAACCAGAATTTATCCACCTCCTTCGCAAGAAGTGAGCAGGAGAGATTAGAGTCAGAATATAATTTGGCCTTTAACAATTATCTGGATATGGCCAAACAACTTGAGAATTCAAAGTTCCAAGTAAGTCAAGATGCTCCGGTTTTTTCAGTAATTGACCCTGTAGTGGTTCCCCATAAAAGGTCTGCCCCAAATAAACCGTTAGTTATTATTCTTTGGTTAATTGTGGGGGGGATAGTGGCAACTGCCATTATCTCGATAAGATTTTTTGTAAAAGACATTAGGGAGCTGATTTCGAAGGAAGCGAACGGGTGTTAA
- a CDS encoding CapA family protein, translating into MKLTVFGDLVEGGRVCCDLLSNKENGILADFSEILQSSDFNVFNLEAPILRGGFPIKKVGPVLKNSPELIHFLKKNNLNIASLANNHIMDFGDEGLNSTLKLLRDAGLLTVGGGEDQNQAEQPLILEKESLKIGVINAAEHEFSLAKGSQGGANYGEILNLYYQIKSVKNIVDWVVLIYHGGNEHYPLPSPRLQDYFRFFVDAGADVVIGHHQHCHSGYESYGSGLIFYGIGNFIFDKIGRCNDQWNYGFGVALDFSPQDVKFDLLPYNQFSKEPKVKSMSSGEKKVFEERIKHYNAIINDRKALEREFEAFCSGRSFSVSSKLEPFDNRLLTALRRRGLAPSFLSEKKILHLYNYLLCRSHMDVVEAYLEKQLERIKTPKKD; encoded by the coding sequence ATGAAGCTTACGGTTTTTGGAGATTTAGTAGAAGGTGGGCGTGTGTGCTGTGATTTGCTGTCAAATAAGGAGAATGGGATCCTAGCCGATTTTAGTGAAATTCTTCAATCAAGTGATTTCAACGTATTCAACCTAGAAGCTCCAATATTGAGGGGGGGATTTCCTATCAAGAAAGTGGGTCCAGTTTTGAAAAATTCACCGGAATTAATTCACTTTCTGAAGAAAAATAACCTGAATATAGCGTCTCTGGCCAATAATCATATCATGGATTTTGGTGATGAGGGGCTGAATAGTACGTTGAAACTACTAAGAGATGCCGGTCTTTTGACCGTAGGCGGAGGAGAAGACCAGAATCAGGCTGAGCAACCTCTTATTTTGGAGAAGGAATCTCTTAAAATAGGAGTGATAAATGCTGCTGAGCATGAGTTTTCCTTGGCAAAGGGATCACAGGGGGGAGCGAATTACGGCGAAATCTTGAATTTGTATTACCAGATCAAGTCGGTAAAAAATATAGTGGATTGGGTGGTCTTGATCTACCATGGAGGTAACGAACACTATCCTCTTCCCAGCCCCAGACTTCAGGATTATTTTCGGTTTTTTGTAGATGCGGGAGCGGATGTGGTGATTGGACATCACCAGCATTGCCATAGCGGCTATGAAAGCTATGGCTCAGGCTTGATTTTTTACGGAATCGGTAACTTTATTTTTGATAAAATTGGCAGATGTAATGATCAATGGAATTATGGGTTTGGAGTGGCTCTGGACTTTTCTCCACAAGATGTCAAATTTGATCTGCTGCCATATAATCAGTTTTCGAAGGAGCCTAAAGTAAAGAGCATGTCTTCTGGGGAGAAGAAAGTATTTGAGGAGAGAATTAAACATTATAATGCCATTATTAATGACCGAAAAGCACTGGAGCGGGAGTTTGAAGCTTTTTGTTCCGGGAGGAGTTTTTCGGTAAGCTCTAAACTTGAACCATTTGACAATAGATTATTAACCGCACTGCGAAGAAGGGGATTAGCCCCCTCATTTTTGAGTGAAAAAAAGATTCTGCACTTGTATAATTACCTGCTGTGTAGATCACATATGGATGTGGTAGAGGCATATTTGGAGAAACAGTTGGAACGTATTAAAACACCGAAGAAGGATTAA